From a region of the Toxotes jaculatrix isolate fToxJac2 chromosome 7, fToxJac2.pri, whole genome shotgun sequence genome:
- the tor2a gene encoding prosalusin: MLAILWVLLLFLCVPVSGVFQKLYCTISDSCDCDFKPNIRDLEWDLYKNVYGQHLAQDIVSEEVARFLQNKSPDRPLVLSFHGSSGTGKTMVSSMLGNHLYGSAMSSPYVHQFIPTLHFPLPRRVSEYREELKSWVKGNLTECARSVFIFDEMEKMPPDLVDVLEPFLGPSHVVFRTNYRKAIYIFISTAGEEVINKVALENREAGRDREEIKLADLQEAIAQAVFNNSTSGFFQSSIIQQKLITCFVPFLPLSRRHVERCARSQLCQQGSCGRTDVMEAVGEHMIYTPVQGQYFSTTGCKAVPAKINLFL, translated from the exons ATGTTGGCCATCCTGTGGGTGCTGCTTTTATTCCTTTGTGTCCCGGTCAGCGGCGTTTTTCAGAAACTTTACTGTACCATATCAGACAGCTGTGACTGCGACTTCAAGCCCAATATTAGAG ACTTGGAGTGGGACCTCTACAAGAATGTCTACGGACAACACCTGGCCCAGGACATCGTGTCAGAGGAGGTGGCAAGgttccttcagaataaaagccccGATCGGCCCCTGGTACTGTCCTTCCATGGCTCGTCTGGGACAGGAAAGACAATGGTCAGCTCCATGCTGGGAAATCATCTGTATGGCTCAGCCATGAGCAGCCCATATGTGCACCAGTTTATTCCCACGCTGCACTTCCCCTTACCTCGACGGGTCAGTGAGTACAGG GAGGAGTTGAAGAGCTGGGTGAAGGGGAACCTGACGGAGTGTGCTCGCTCTGTCTTCATTTTTGATGAAATGGAGAAGATGCCCCCAGACCTCGTCGATGTCCTGGAACCCTTCCTGGGTCCTTCCCATGTTGTGTTTCGCACCAACTACCGCAAGGCTATCTACATCTTCATCAG CACCGCAGGAGAGGAGGTAATAAACAAAGTGGCTCTGGAGAACCGTGAGGCTggacgggacagagaggagatcaAGTTGGCCGACCTGCAGGAAGCCATCGCACAGGCAGTTTTCAACAACAGCACAA GTGGCTTCTTCCAGTCCAGCATCATCCAGCAGAAGCTCATCACCTGCTTCGTTCCCTTCCTGCCTCTGAGCCGACGCCACGTCGAGCGCTGCGCCCGCTCGCAGCTCTGCCAGCAGGGCAGCTGCGGCCGCACTGATGTGATGGAGGCAGTAGGGGAACATATGATCTACACTCCGGTCCAAGGACAGTACTTCTCCACTACTGGATGTAAGGCCGTCCCTGCCAAAATTAACCTCTTCCTGTGA
- the sh2d3cb gene encoding SH2 domain containing 3Cb isoform X3: MCEVGDAKCRSVRSAGGESSQRDLTDSSGEYVKFSKEKFWLEPPSEKQRKQLEEELKLSGTNLKSHAWYHGPIPWEVSESLVVNHGDFLVRDSQSSQGDFVLTGHWEQKTLHLLIRKTVVQSSETYTRVRYSLEGEAFESLPALVHFYVGSRAALTRWSGAQIHQPVNRTLPLSYLETAFCTAVSPPSCPRGLRNSSVSGEDRVCPSSPSSVHHREADVNREQDNNTLLTPGDSSLSAPYSNNIPLSRSPCSSRAASVAPSPSLPRRSDTTQPTSSPNCTLHRQSNNRPRPHLNQDSLSSDTDGSCYTELYPSPQSYVERLRVEEGSVDVSPWRGEDGNVYFSPVVETVSSLKPGQYHSTLMPKENKPLEVGILRRVKELLTEIDPRTAAKHITKADCMMARILEVTPEMQRMMGVSSGMELLTLPHGHQLRLDLLERFQTMAIMLAVDVLGCTGTNEERAGLLHKIIQIAAELKSTMGNMFGFAAFMRALELPQVSRLEQTWMALRQRHTEGAILYEKTLRPFMKSLNDGRESCPLSNTTFPHVLPLLSLLEKSVAVGEGTEPWETVDVGVDVVMFHLGAARTIAQLGGIYRSNAESKLHGTRGFQEQAEVLELFLTDFQMRLLWGSRGATENQALRYTKFDQVLTALSNKLEPPVRSH, from the exons CCAACGTGACTTAACGGACAGCAGTGGAGAATACGTGAAG TTCTCCAAAGAGAAATTCTGGTTGGAGCCACCGTcggagaaacagaggaagcagctggaggaggagctgaagctGAGCGGCACAAACCTGAAGAGCCACGCCTGGTACCACGGACCCATCCCCTGGGAG GTGTCAGAGAGCCTGGTGGTGAACCACGGCGACTTCCTCGTCAGAGACTCTCAGTCCAGTCAGGGCGACTTTGTCCTCACCGGCCACTGGGAGCAGAAGACACTTCACTTGCTCATCAGAAAGACGGTGGTTCAGTCCAGTGAGACGTACACGCGGGTCCGTTACAGCCTGGAGGGCGAGGCTTTCGAGTCCTTACCGGCCCTCGTTCACTTCTACGTGGGCAGCAGGGCGGCTCTGACCCGGTGGAGCGGGGCTCAGATTCACCAGCCGGTGAACAGGACGCTGCCGCTCAGCTACCTGGAGACGGCCTTCTGCACCGCCGTCAGCCCGCCGTCCTGCCCCCGAGGGCTGAGGAACAGCAGCGTGAGCGGAGAGGACAGGGTGTGTCCGAGCAG TCCTTCCTCTGTCCACCACAGGGAGGCAGATGTTAACAGAGAACAGGACAACAACACTCTGCTGACTCCTGGagattcctctctctctgctccgtACAGCAACAACA TCCCACTGTCCAGAAGTCCTTGCAGTAGCCGGGCAGCCAGTGTGGCTCCATCCCCGTCCCTCCCCAGGCGCTCGGATACCACTCAGCCCACGTCCTCCCCGAACTGCACCCTCCACAGACAGAGTAACAACAGACCCCGGCCTCATCTGAACCAGGACTCCCTCTCCTCTGACACAGACGGAAGCTGCTACACAGAGCTGTACCCCAGCCCTCAGAGCTACGTGGAGAGGCTGCGGGTGGAGGAAGGGTCAGTGGATGTCAGTCCATGGAGGGGGGAGGACGGGAATGTGTACTTCTCACCGGTGGTGGAGACGGTTTCTTCTTTGAAACCGGGCCAGTACCACTCGACGTTGATGCCCAAGGAGAATAAGCCTTTGGAGGTGGGAATTCTGCGGAGGGTAAAGGAGCTTCTGACCGAGATCGATCCCAGGACGGCGGCCAAACATATCACCAAGGCTGACTGCATG ATGGCCAGAATTCTGGAGGTGACTCCAGAGAtgcagaggatgatgggagTTAGTTCTGGGATGGAGCTGCTCACGTTGCCACACGGCCATCAGCTGAGACTGGACCTGCTGGAGAG GTTTCAAACCATGGCCATCATGCTGGCTGTGGACGTGTTGGGCTGCACGGGGACGAATGAGGAGCGAGCTGGTCTACTGCATAAAATCATCCAAATCGCTGCTGAGCTCAAGAGCACCATGGGAAACATGTTTGGCTTCGCTGCCTTCATGAGGGCCTTAGAGCTGCCGCAG GTGTCCCGTCTGGAGCAGACCTGGATGGCGTTACGCCAGCGACACACAGAGGGCGCTATTCTCTACGAGAAAACGCTGAGGCCGTTCATGAAGAGTCTGAACGATGGGAGAG AAAGCTGTCCGCTGTCCAACACCACCTTCCCCCACGTCCTCCCCCTCCTGTCTCTGCTGGAGAAGAGTGTGGCGGTGGGCGAGGGGACGGAGCCTTGGGAGACGGTGGACGTCGGCGTGGACGTGGTCATGTTCCACCTGGGGGCTGCGAGGACCATCGCACAGCTGGGGGGCATCTACCGATCCAATGCTGAGAGCAAACTACACGGTACGCGAG GTTTCCAGGAGCAGGCCGAGGTCCTGGAGCTCTTCCTGACCGACTTCCAGATGAGGCTGCTGTGGGGGAGCAGGGGAGCCACGGAGAACCAGGCTCTGCGATACACCAAGTTTGACCAGGTGCTGACGGCTTTGTCCAACAAGCTGGAGCCGCCTGTCAGGTCACACTGA
- the LOC121184107 gene encoding UDP-glucuronosyltransferase 2A2-like, with amino-acid sequence MYRATLVALAVLQLCSSPSVHGGKVLVFPVDGSHWVNMNVIIQELHSRGHEITVLRPSDTWYIKADSPHYKSITINSSAGFDEERFGSFVTTMLNMRRGGASLWTRLSLEYELMVQFYQMHRQLLQMVEEMFENTTLMQSLRDDKYDLVLTDPAIGGGVLLGHRLGLPLVFNVRWTVQGEGHQAIAPSPVSYVPIPGTELTDKMTFTQRVKNFLYYVFTCIQIWMITEPNYKPFVHRHFGPDVHYMELFQAAEIWLMRNDFTFEFPRPTMPNVVYMSGFQCKPSKPLSKELEDFVQSSGEHGIIVMTLGTLVAKLPEDISEEIAAAFAQLPQKVIWRHQGKRPSTLGNNTLLLDWLPQNDLLGHPKTRVFVAHGGTNGMQEAIYHGVPLVGLPLMFDQPDNFFRMKARGVAKVLDIATVNKDNFLEALKEVLYDPSYKEKMKRLSDLQRDQPMKPLDRAVWWIEFVMRHKGAPHLRTESYKMSKIQYYSIDVMALLLAVSLLMLTVFISAVKFLWRRVFSRSKVKKE; translated from the coding sequence ATGTACCGAGCAACCTTAGTGGCACTTGCagttctgcagctctgctcttcACCCTCGGTACATGGAGGGAAAGTCTTGGTATTCCCTGTAGATGGAAGCCACTGGGTCAACATGAACGTCATCATCCAGGAGCTTCACTCCAGAGGCCATGAAATCACAGTGTTGAGACCATCAGACACCTGGTACATCAAGGCAGACTCCCCTCACTACAAGTCCATCACTATAAACTCCTCTGCGGGTTTTGATGAGGAACGCTTTGGGTCCTTTGTAACCACAATGCTGAACATGCGGCGGGGAGGCGCTTCATTATGGACTCGTTTATCTCTGGAGTATGAACTGATGGTCCAGTTCTATCAGATGCATAGGCAGCTGCTTCAGATGGTGGAGGAGATGTTTGAGAATACCACACTGATGCAGAGCCTCCGCGATGACAAATACGATTTGGTTCTGACAGACCCTGCGATCGGCGGAGGGGTGCTTCTGGGTCACCGTTTGGGTCTTCCACTTGTCTTCAATGTGCGATGGACTGTTCAGGGTGAGGGGCACCAAGCAATTGCACCATCCCCAGTCTCTTATGTCCCAATACCAGGGACAGAGCTGACTGACAAGATGACATTTACGCAACGGGTCAAGAACTTCCTTTATTATGTCTTTACGTGTATTCAGATTTGGATGATCACTGAACCAAACTACAAACCTTTTGTCCATCGTCACTTTGGCCCTGACGTACACTACATGGAGCTGTTCCAAGCGGCAGAAATCTGGCTGATGAGGAACGATTTCACCTTTGAGTTTCCACGACCAACAATGCCAAACGTCGTCTACATGTCAGGATTCCAGTGCAAACCCTCCAAGCCCCTGTCCAAAGAACTAGAAGATTTTGTTCAGAGCTCCGGTGAACATGGCATCATCGTTATGACACTGGGAACCCTGGTGGCAAAACTTCCTGAGGACATCTCTGAGGAAATTGCAGCTGCTTTTGCCCAACTTCCTCAGAAGGTGATCTGGAGGCACCAAGGCAAAAGACCATCTACTCTCGGCAACAACACCTTGCTCTTGGATTGGCTGCCTCAAAACGACCTCCTGGGTCACCCTAAGACCAGAGTGTTTGTGGCCCACGGAGGCACTAATGGAATGCAGGAGGCCATCTACCACGGTGTCCCGCTAGTCGGCCTGCCCCTCATGTTCGACCAGCCTGACAACTTCTTCAGGATGAAGGCAAGAGGTGTGGCCAAAGTCCTGGACATTGCAACTGTGAACAAGGACAACTTCCTGGAGGCCCTCAAGGAGGTGCTCTACGACCCGAGCTAcaaggagaagatgaagaggtTGTCCGACCTGCAGAGAGATCAGCCCATGAAACCACTGGACCGTGCCGTGTGGTGGATTGAGTTTGTCATGAGGCACAAGGGAGCTCCACACCTAAGGACAGAGTCTTATAAGATGTCCAAGATCCAGTACTACTCAATTGACGTGATGGCACTTCTGCTGGCAGTTAGCTTGCTGATGcttactgtttttatttctgcagtAAAGTTTTTGTGGCGAAGAGTGTTTTCCAGAAGCAAAGTCAAAAAGGAATGA